From one Rhineura floridana isolate rRhiFlo1 chromosome 4, rRhiFlo1.hap2, whole genome shotgun sequence genomic stretch:
- the EIF2B4 gene encoding translation initiation factor eIF-2B subunit delta — protein sequence MAERGRGEAGETPAQAPGLLSHEEKLQQRKEKKLQRKKRREAEKEQRAAPDCGLTGGAGPGPHQHPPKTTTKLPSPGPEPSAPAAADKACVLGKSKAELRAERRAKQETDRAMKQARKGEPGQGAVPAKPRLAPSEAQPVVKRLPEHVQVDDPAAQKKLAKKLERQQVPLRPDYGAKVSLFSHLHQYSRKELLTQQMSIPASAIHPAVVRLGLQYSQGIVNGSNARCIALLRVFKQVIGDYTTPANEELSRDLVNKLKPSISFLNQCRPLSASMGNAIKFLKKEISALPASMREEEAKRVLQEVLDKYEQEKIVLAAKAISKSALEKIHNGDVILIYGCSSLVSRILCDAHNSCHPKGRAFRVVVVDSRPRLEGRETLRRLVKQGIRCSYVLINAISYVLPEVSKVLLGAHALLANGSVMSRMGTSQIALLSKAHNVPVLVCCETYKFCERVQTDSFVSNELDDPDDLIGSNPGRSPLAGWQESKSLRLLNLVYDVTPLELVDLVITDLGMIPCTSVPVVLRVKNVEQ from the exons ATGGCGGAGCGCGGCAGAGGCGAGGCCGGGGAGACCCCCGCGCAG GCGCCGGGGCTTCTGTCCCACGAGGAGAAGCTGCAGCAGCGCAAGGAGAAGAAGCTGCAGAGGAAGAAGCGCCGCGAGGCCGAGAAGGAGCAGAGGGCGGCCCCCGACTGCGGCCTCACCGGAGGAGCCGGTCCCGGGCCCCACCAGCACCCGCCGAAGACGACGACGAAGCTGCCGTCACCAG GGCCGGAGCCGTCCGCGCCGGCGGCCGCCGACAAGGCGTGCGTCCTGGGGAAAAGCAAGGCCGAGCTGCGGGCGGAGCGCCGGGCCAAGCAGGAGACCGACCGGGCGATGAAGCAAGCCCGGAAGGGGGAGCCGGGCCAAGGCGCCGTACCGGCCAAGCCTCGCCTGGCGCCCAGCGAGGCCCAGCCAG TGGTGAAGCGGCTCCCAGAGCACGTGCAAGTGGACGACCCGGCCGCCCAGAAGAAGCTGGCCAAGAAGCTGGAGCGCCAGCAG GTGCCTCTGAGGCCAGATTATGGCGCCAAAGTCAGCCTGTTCTCCCATCTCCACCAGTACAGCCGAAAGGAGTTGCTGACACAGCAGATGAG CATCCCAGCCTCTGCCATTCACCCTGCGGTGGTGCGTTTAGGCCTCCAGTATTCTCAAGGCATCGTCAATGGATCCAATGCCCGCTGCATTGCCCTCCTAAGGGTCTTCAAACAG GTGATTGGGGACTACACCACGCCAGCCAATGAGGAGCTCTCACGGGACCTGGTGAACAAGCTAAAGCCTTCCATCAG CTTCCTGAACCAGTGTCGGCCCCTGtctgccagcatgggcaatgccaTCAAGTTCCTCAAGAAGGAGATCTCGGCATTGCCTGCCTCCATGCGAGAGGAGGag GCCAAGCGGGTCCttcaagaagttcttgacaagtATGAGCAGGAGAAGATTGTCCTGGCAGCCAAAGCTATTTCCAAGTCTGCCTTAGAGAAGATCCACAACGGGGATGTTATTCTGATCTATGGATG CTCTTCCCTGGTGAGCCGCATACTCTGTGACGCCCACAACAGTTGCCACCCCAAGGGCCGGGCCTTCCGCGTGGTGGTGGTGGACAGCCGCCCACGACTGGAGGGCCGGGAGACGCTGCGCCGCCTGGTGAAGCAGGGGATCCGCTGCAGCTACGTCCTCATCAACGCCATTTCCTACGTCTTGCCTGAA GTCTCCAAGGTGCTACTGGGAGCTCATGCGCTGTTGGCTAATGGGTCTGTGATGTCACGGATGGGCACCTCACAAATCGCACTGCTTTCCAAGGCCCACAATGTACCTGTCCTGGTGTGCTGTGAGACCTACAAGTTCTGTGAGCGCGTCCAGACTGACTCCTTTGTCTCCAATGAGCTTG ATGACCCCGATGACCTGATTGGGTCGAATCCGGGGAGGAGCCCGCTGGCCGGCTGGCAGGAGAGCAAGTCATTGCGCCTCCTCAACCTGGTCTATGACGTGACCCCCTTGGAGCTGGTGGACCTGGTGATTACAGACTTGGGGATGATCCCTTGCACCTCCGTTCCTGTTGTACTACGTGTCAAGAATGTGGAGCAGTAa